A genome region from Scyliorhinus canicula chromosome 16, sScyCan1.1, whole genome shotgun sequence includes the following:
- the hnrnph3 gene encoding heterogeneous nuclear ribonucleoprotein H3 isoform X2, with amino-acid sequence MAQEDEIFTTLEPEVEEEKEPEVPTKEEDYVVRVRGLPWSCTPDEVTRFFSECEIPNGVSGVQFTTSKEGRPSGEAYVHLGNAEDFKKALAKDRKYMGHRYIEVFKSNGSEMDWVLKHNSTSQPDTSNDGTVRLRGLPFGCSKEEIVQFFTGLEIVPNGITLPMDYQGRSTGEAFVQFASKEIAEKALGKHKERIGHRYIEIFKSGRGEVRAYYDPPKRLMGQRPGPYDRPVGRGGYYGTGPQRGPYDRMRRGGGGYSGGYGGYDDYNGYDNYGYGSDDYDGPGAMRGSRGMGNHGYGGAGDASSGYMNGHFVHMRGLPFRAREDDVAHFFSPLNPLRIHLEYGSDSRATGEADVEFATHEDAVAAMSKDKAHMQHRYIELFLNSTAGGGSGGYGSNYGGHAMGTQGGYGSSGNHGMSSYAGYGGQSNMGSYGRHGGSSNGAGGYYSNSGGMGMGSNVGGMGGMGGSAAWRMYQ; translated from the exons ATGGCGCAGGAAGACG AAATCTTTACCACTTTGGAGCCAGAAGTTGAAGAAG AGAAAGAGCCCGAGGTTCCCACAAAGGAAGAGGACTATGTTGTCCGAGTGCGTGGCCTTCCATGGTCGTGTACACCAGATGAAGTGACCAGGTTCTTCTCAG AGTGTGAAATTCCAAATGGTGTGAGTGGGGTGCAATTCACCACCTCCAAAGAGGGTCGCCCGAGCGGTGAAGCTTACGTGCATCTGGGTAATGCTGAAGACTTCAAAAAGGCTTTGGCGAAAGATCGGAAGTATATGGGCCACAGGTATATCGAAG TCTTCAAATCTAATGGTAGTGAGATGGATTGGGTTCTAAAACATAACAGTACCAGCCAACCGGACACATCCAACGATGGCACAGTGCGACTACGTGGGCTTCCGTTTGGCTGCAGTAAGGAGGAAATTGTCCAGTTTTTCACAG GGTTGGAAATCGTGCCAAATGGGATAACTTTGCCGATGGACTACCAGGGGAGAAGCACAGGGGAGGCCTTCGTGCAGTTTGCTTCAAAGGAAATAGCAGAAAAAGCACTGGGGAAACACAAGGAAAGAATAGGGCACAG ATATATTGAGATCTTTAAAAGCGGCAGAGGTGAGGTCAGAGCGTACTATGATCCACCAAAGAGGTTAATGGGGCAGAGACCGGGTCCATATGACCGGCCAGTGGGACGAGGTGGTTACTATGGCACTGGTCCCCAGCGAGGCCCATATGACCGAATGCGACGTGGAGGCGGAGGATATAGTGGTG GGTATGGTGGGTATGACGATTACAATGGATATGACAACTATGGCTATGGCAGTGATGATTACGATGGACCTGGAGCAATGAGAGGAAGCAGAG GTATGGGTAACCATGGATACGGAGGGGCTGGAGATGCCAGCTCAGGCTACATGAATGGACACTTTGTGCACATGCGGGGCCTGCCATTCCGGGCAAGGGAGGATGATGTCGCCCAT TTCTTTTCCCCTCTGAATCCTCTGCGTATCCACCTGGAGTATGGAAGTGATAGTCGAGCTACAGGGGAGGCCGATGTCGAATTTGCAACGCATGAGGATGCAGTAGCTGCTATGTCTAAGGATAAGGCTCATATGC AACATCGATACATTGAGCTGTTCTTGAACTCCACTGCGGGAGGAGGATCTGGTGGCTATGGCAGTAACTATGGAGGCCATGCAATGG GGACCCAGGGTGGTTACGGGAGCTCGGGGAACCATGGGATGTCCAGTTATGCTGGTTACGGGGGCCAGAGCAATATGGGCTCTTATG